One Roseomonas sp. OT10 DNA window includes the following coding sequences:
- a CDS encoding Bug family tripartite tricarboxylate transporter substrate binding protein, with protein sequence MQLQRRSLARAVLATLLAAPCAVVPRAARAQSDWPTRPIRLIAPDAPGSGNDTTARLLAPYLEAVLGQPIVVENRGGAGGRIGVEAAWRAAPDGYTLLIGNAGSNGINAAIYRDLPYDLASAFEPITQLVEGPNVLAVNPRLLPARDVAELVGLLKRRPGGFNYASGGVGSSAHLSMELFKLRAGVDVLHIPYRGTPAMAQGIISGDAPIAIANLVNLMPYIQRGEMVALAVTSRDRWPELPAVPSLHEAGFPGFETLAWNGLLAPPGTPPFIVERVHDAAVRVAAEPLVQDRVRLIGGKLVAGTPRAFGERIHADIAQWKDVVSRAGITAE encoded by the coding sequence ATGCAGCTGCAGCGCCGATCGCTTGCGCGCGCCGTCCTGGCCACGCTCCTCGCCGCCCCCTGCGCCGTCGTGCCGCGTGCCGCGCGGGCGCAGTCGGACTGGCCGACGCGCCCCATCCGCCTGATCGCCCCGGACGCGCCGGGCAGCGGCAACGACACCACCGCCCGGCTCCTCGCGCCCTATCTGGAGGCGGTGCTCGGCCAGCCCATCGTGGTGGAGAATCGCGGCGGGGCCGGCGGGCGGATCGGGGTGGAGGCGGCCTGGCGCGCGGCGCCGGACGGCTACACGCTGCTGATCGGCAATGCCGGGTCCAACGGCATCAACGCGGCGATCTACCGCGACCTGCCCTACGACCTCGCCAGCGCCTTCGAGCCGATCACCCAGCTCGTCGAGGGTCCCAACGTGCTGGCGGTCAACCCGCGCCTGCTGCCCGCGCGGGACGTGGCGGAGCTGGTCGGGCTGCTGAAGCGCCGGCCGGGTGGCTTCAACTACGCCTCGGGCGGCGTCGGCTCCTCGGCACACCTGTCGATGGAGCTGTTCAAGCTGCGCGCCGGGGTGGACGTGCTGCACATCCCCTATCGCGGCACCCCGGCCATGGCCCAGGGCATCATCTCCGGCGACGCGCCGATCGCCATCGCCAACCTGGTGAACCTCATGCCCTACATCCAGCGCGGCGAGATGGTGGCGCTGGCCGTCACCAGCCGCGACCGCTGGCCGGAGCTGCCCGCCGTGCCCAGCCTGCACGAGGCGGGCTTCCCGGGCTTCGAGACGCTTGCCTGGAACGGGTTGCTCGCGCCGCCCGGCACGCCCCCCTTCATCGTCGAGCGCGTCCACGACGCGGCGGTGCGCGTGGCGGCGGAGCCGCTGGTGCAGGACCGGGTGCGGCTGATCGGCGGGAAGCTCGTCGCCGGCACGCCGCGCGCCTTCGGCGAGCGCATCCACGCCGACATCGCGCAGTGGAAGGACGTCGTGTCCCGGGCCGGGATCACCGCGGAATGA
- the ligD gene encoding non-homologous end-joining DNA ligase codes for MASPDPLAPYRARRYFRRSPEPEGAAPRRRKAKAPLAFVVQKHDATRLHYDFRLELDGVLKSWAVTRGPSLDPADRRLAVQVEDHPLDYGGFEGVIGAGYGAGTVLLWDRGTWEPEGDDPEGDLAAGTLRFTLHGERLRGGWTLRRFRGEGSKPRWLLIKSRDAEARPGEGDALLEEATTSVASGRDLAGISGRPPKPAPAAKPTARRTAKPAEAKAPRAPKPPAGSAVLEGVTLSHPARIYWPGEDGAAPVTKRDLAEYLVAVAPRLLPQLADRPLTLVRAPEGIGGERFVQRHAGRGTSSHLRRLSPRGEEEPLVAVADVAGLVALAQSGTLEIHPWGARAPRLAQPDRLILDLDPADDLPFAAVVEAALALRERVRSLGLVPFCRTTGGKGLHLVAPIAPGATWPRLHAAAEAIGTALAGAEPGRFTTSQAKADRPGRIFLDVQRNARGASAVASWSPRARPGAPVAMPLDWVEVTPALDPRAFTLRTAPRRLDAPDPWAGMEAAARPLPRRAPESGAAPPVL; via the coding sequence ATGGCCAGCCCCGACCCGCTCGCCCCCTACCGCGCCAGGCGCTACTTCCGCCGCTCGCCCGAGCCCGAGGGCGCTGCCCCCCGGCGGCGCAAGGCCAAGGCGCCGCTGGCCTTCGTGGTGCAGAAGCACGACGCCACCCGCCTGCACTACGACTTCCGGCTGGAGCTGGACGGCGTGCTGAAATCCTGGGCCGTCACCCGCGGCCCCAGCCTGGACCCGGCCGACCGCCGCCTCGCCGTGCAGGTGGAGGACCACCCTCTGGACTATGGCGGCTTCGAGGGGGTGATCGGCGCGGGCTACGGCGCCGGCACCGTCCTCCTCTGGGACCGCGGCACCTGGGAGCCGGAGGGCGACGACCCGGAAGGCGACCTCGCCGCCGGCACGCTGCGCTTCACCCTGCATGGCGAGCGGCTGCGCGGCGGCTGGACGCTGCGCCGCTTCCGGGGGGAGGGGAGCAAGCCCCGCTGGCTGCTCATCAAGTCCCGCGACGCGGAGGCCCGGCCGGGCGAGGGCGACGCGCTGCTGGAGGAGGCCACCACCTCCGTCGCCAGCGGCCGCGACCTGGCGGGCATCTCCGGCCGCCCGCCGAAGCCCGCGCCCGCCGCGAAGCCCACCGCCCGCCGCACCGCGAAGCCCGCCGAGGCGAAGGCTCCGCGCGCCCCGAAGCCCCCCGCCGGCAGCGCGGTGCTGGAGGGCGTCACCCTCTCCCACCCTGCCCGCATCTACTGGCCGGGTGAGGACGGGGCCGCCCCCGTCACCAAGCGCGACCTCGCCGAGTACCTGGTCGCCGTCGCCCCGCGCCTGCTGCCGCAGCTCGCCGACCGGCCGCTCACCCTGGTGCGCGCGCCGGAGGGCATCGGCGGCGAACGCTTCGTGCAGCGCCATGCCGGTCGCGGCACCTCGTCCCACCTGCGCCGCCTGTCCCCGCGCGGCGAGGAGGAGCCGCTGGTGGCCGTGGCGGACGTGGCCGGGCTCGTCGCCCTCGCCCAGTCCGGCACGCTGGAGATCCACCCCTGGGGCGCCCGCGCGCCGCGCCTCGCCCAGCCCGACCGACTGATCCTGGACCTCGACCCGGCCGACGACCTGCCCTTCGCCGCCGTGGTGGAGGCGGCGCTGGCGCTGCGCGAGCGGGTGCGGTCGCTGGGGCTGGTGCCCTTCTGCAGGACCACGGGCGGCAAGGGGCTGCACCTCGTCGCCCCCATCGCCCCCGGCGCCACCTGGCCCCGGCTGCATGCGGCGGCGGAGGCGATCGGCACGGCGCTGGCGGGGGCCGAGCCGGGCCGCTTCACCACCAGCCAGGCCAAGGCCGACCGGCCCGGGCGGATCTTCCTCGACGTCCAGCGCAACGCCCGCGGCGCCTCGGCCGTCGCGTCCTGGTCGCCCCGCGCCCGGCCCGGCGCGCCCGTCGCCATGCCCCTGGACTGGGTGGAGGTGACGCCGGCGCTCGATCCCCGTGCCTTCACCCTGCGCACCGCGCCGCGCCGGCTCGACGCGCCCGATCCCTGGGCGGGGATGGAGGCGGCCGCCCGGCCCCTGCCGCGCCGGGCGCCGGAGAGTGGCGCCGCCCCGCCCGTCCTGTAG
- a CDS encoding DUF6525 family protein, producing MDNSMAARPYSTLKGDPYRAYEELPAEVRRALQEALVDWCPLRAREWHLHLLRRERLRPAQAASFLIQTIRRQDQAEVAAFARTWSKGAEAYPHLAAGATLQSYVGPDGIPAAEPIPVAPREMPSRPKAQARPKARPKAQAKPGKRAKRLKGRRGRR from the coding sequence ATGGACAACAGCATGGCGGCCAGGCCCTACAGCACGCTGAAGGGCGACCCGTACCGCGCCTATGAGGAACTGCCGGCCGAGGTGCGCCGGGCCCTGCAGGAGGCCCTGGTGGACTGGTGCCCCCTGCGTGCCCGCGAATGGCACCTGCACCTGCTGCGCCGGGAGCGGCTGCGGCCGGCGCAGGCGGCATCCTTCCTCATCCAGACCATCCGCCGGCAGGATCAGGCCGAGGTGGCCGCCTTCGCACGGACGTGGTCGAAGGGTGCCGAGGCCTATCCGCACCTGGCCGCCGGAGCGACGCTTCAGAGCTATGTCGGCCCGGACGGCATCCCCGCCGCCGAGCCCATCCCGGTCGCCCCGAGGGAGATGCCCTCCCGGCCCAAGGCCCAGGCCCGGCCCAAGGCCCGGCCCAAGGCACAGGCCAAACCCGGGAAGCGGGCCAAGCGCCTGAAGGGCCGCCGCGGCCGGCGCTGA
- a CDS encoding amidohydrolase family protein — MTDLIIEGGTVITMDGARRVIPDGAVAVTDGKIAAVGPRAEVAAAHPEAAQRIDARGKAVLPGLIDGHAHAGHGLVKTLANGNSAAWMEACRVIYTLASPPSFWAAEGALAALERLRFGVTTGVSLLGGGDSVMRSDDPAFAAAHCDAVRGVGTRSIVAIGPTRPPFPRPYIGVDGVERPVTFEQQMEVVEEVIRAQHGKGGIRIATLTATHREEHGDDPAMTAEVARQSLATKELADRYGCLFHQDGHRSGSVVTARNFGLLGPNTFFSHCTDLTEGDIDAFAETGTGVVHNPSAIASVRGYCPAITLLERGVNVMLGSDATAPDRSGDMFRHMFQLIRYHQRKFQDEKLLPPGKALEMCTVDAARTLGLSDEIGSLEPGKLADVITVDLEAPHMAPANMPVSRVVYFASGGDVRDVVVGGRVLLRDGAFTEADRAAIVGAAEAETAAMLSRAGLEALAVEAPGWGRLRR; from the coding sequence ATGACAGATCTCATCATCGAAGGCGGCACCGTCATCACTATGGATGGCGCCCGCCGCGTCATCCCCGACGGGGCCGTGGCCGTCACGGACGGCAAGATCGCCGCGGTCGGCCCGCGCGCCGAGGTGGCCGCCGCCCATCCGGAGGCGGCGCAGCGGATCGACGCGCGCGGCAAGGCGGTGCTGCCCGGGCTGATCGACGGCCACGCCCATGCCGGGCACGGGCTGGTCAAGACACTCGCCAACGGCAACAGCGCCGCCTGGATGGAGGCGTGCCGCGTCATCTACACCCTCGCCTCCCCCCCGTCCTTCTGGGCGGCGGAAGGGGCGCTGGCCGCGCTGGAGCGGCTGCGCTTCGGCGTGACCACGGGCGTCTCGCTGCTCGGCGGCGGGGATTCGGTGATGCGCTCCGACGACCCGGCCTTCGCAGCCGCGCATTGCGACGCGGTGCGCGGCGTGGGCACGCGCTCCATTGTCGCGATCGGCCCCACCCGCCCGCCCTTCCCGCGCCCCTATATCGGGGTGGACGGGGTGGAGCGGCCGGTCACCTTCGAGCAGCAGATGGAGGTGGTGGAGGAGGTCATCCGCGCCCAGCACGGCAAGGGCGGCATCCGCATCGCGACGCTGACCGCCACGCACCGCGAGGAGCATGGCGACGACCCGGCGATGACGGCCGAGGTGGCGCGCCAGTCCCTGGCCACCAAGGAGCTGGCCGACCGGTACGGCTGCCTGTTCCACCAGGACGGGCACCGCAGCGGCAGCGTGGTGACGGCGCGCAATTTCGGCCTGCTCGGGCCGAACACCTTCTTCTCGCACTGCACGGACCTGACCGAGGGCGACATCGACGCCTTCGCCGAGACGGGGACGGGGGTGGTGCACAACCCCTCCGCCATCGCCTCGGTGCGCGGCTACTGCCCGGCGATCACGCTGCTGGAGCGCGGCGTGAACGTCATGCTGGGCAGCGACGCCACGGCGCCGGACCGTTCGGGCGACATGTTCCGGCACATGTTCCAGCTCATCCGCTATCACCAGCGGAAGTTCCAGGACGAGAAGCTCCTGCCGCCCGGCAAGGCGCTGGAGATGTGCACCGTCGACGCCGCCCGCACCCTGGGCCTGTCCGACGAGATCGGCAGCCTGGAGCCGGGCAAGCTGGCGGACGTCATCACCGTGGACCTGGAGGCGCCGCACATGGCGCCGGCCAACATGCCCGTCTCGCGCGTCGTCTACTTCGCCAGCGGCGGCGACGTGCGCGACGTGGTGGTGGGCGGCCGCGTGCTGCTGCGCGACGGCGCGTTCACCGAGGCGGACCGCGCCGCCATCGTGGGCGCGGCGGAGGCGGAGACGGCGGCCATGCTCTCCCGCGCCGGGCTGGAGGCGCTGGCGGTGGAGGCGCCGGGCTGGGGCAGGCTGCGGCGCTAG
- a CDS encoding ABC transporter substrate-binding protein translates to MRLATLLPGAVLRAALPGALAAGLALAAPGAWAKPFSWAFGGDVLTLDPHSSNNTFTNAFLGNVYETLARHNERLELEPALAESWETPTPTTWRFHLRRGVKFHGGEDFTAEDVIFNWARINTPGALAKGNLAAVKDMRALDDHTVEVETNGPFPILLAALTQFYIMDKGWSEARNATAASNLSAREENAAGRSANGTGPFRVVSRTVDGPTVLEAFPGWWDKPVHNLTTVTFQPIRSAATRTAALISGSVDALVDLPIQDIPRIESNSALQVVQGPELRTIYLGFDHARDELLYSDVKGKNPFQDVRVRRAVYQAIDVETLKRTVMRGNAWVAGSMASPFLAGAPPSTDTEAQGRSFPYDPEASKRLLAEAGYPNGFTVGLSCPNDRYVYDERLCLSIIGMLGRVGIKVQPQIEPTNVWSRRVNTLDTSFFMLGHAGLPLADTYSTLQEVLATRTERSGGLNVGRWSNAEFDALARQVAQEGDETKRRALIRQALMVEKREVAHVPLHQQPIVWAAKKGIELAPAPDNRLRLWLVRVN, encoded by the coding sequence ATGCGCCTCGCCACCCTGCTGCCCGGAGCCGTTCTCCGGGCGGCCCTCCCCGGCGCCCTGGCGGCGGGCCTCGCCCTCGCCGCGCCGGGGGCCTGGGCGAAGCCCTTCTCCTGGGCCTTCGGCGGCGACGTGCTGACACTCGACCCGCACTCCTCCAACAACACCTTCACCAACGCCTTCCTGGGCAACGTCTACGAGACGCTGGCCCGCCACAACGAGCGGCTGGAGCTGGAGCCCGCCCTGGCCGAGAGCTGGGAGACGCCGACGCCGACCACCTGGCGCTTCCACCTGCGGCGCGGGGTGAAGTTCCATGGCGGCGAGGACTTCACGGCCGAGGACGTGATCTTCAACTGGGCCCGCATCAACACGCCGGGCGCGCTGGCCAAGGGCAACCTCGCCGCCGTGAAGGACATGCGCGCCCTCGACGACCACACCGTCGAGGTCGAGACCAACGGGCCCTTCCCGATCCTGCTGGCCGCGCTGACGCAGTTCTACATCATGGACAAGGGCTGGTCGGAGGCCCGCAACGCCACCGCCGCCAGCAACCTCTCCGCGCGCGAGGAGAACGCCGCCGGCCGCTCCGCCAACGGCACCGGCCCCTTCCGCGTCGTCTCCCGCACCGTGGACGGGCCGACCGTGCTGGAGGCCTTCCCCGGCTGGTGGGACAAGCCCGTCCACAACCTGACCACCGTGACCTTCCAGCCGATCCGCTCGGCCGCCACGCGCACGGCCGCCCTCATCAGCGGCAGCGTGGACGCGCTGGTGGACCTGCCGATCCAGGACATCCCGCGCATCGAATCCAACAGCGCCCTGCAGGTGGTGCAGGGGCCGGAGCTGCGCACGATCTACCTGGGCTTCGACCACGCCCGCGACGAGCTGCTCTATTCCGACGTGAAGGGAAAGAACCCCTTCCAGGACGTGCGCGTGCGCCGCGCCGTCTACCAGGCGATCGACGTGGAGACGCTGAAGCGCACGGTGATGCGCGGCAACGCCTGGGTCGCCGGCTCCATGGCCAGCCCCTTCCTGGCCGGCGCGCCGCCCAGCACCGACACCGAGGCGCAGGGCCGCAGCTTCCCCTACGACCCCGAGGCGTCGAAGCGGCTGCTGGCCGAGGCGGGCTATCCCAACGGCTTCACCGTCGGCCTCTCCTGCCCCAACGACCGCTACGTCTATGACGAGCGGCTCTGCCTCTCGATTATCGGCATGCTGGGGCGCGTCGGCATCAAGGTGCAGCCGCAGATCGAGCCGACCAACGTGTGGTCGCGCCGGGTGAACACGCTCGACACCTCCTTCTTCATGCTGGGCCATGCCGGGCTGCCGCTGGCCGACACCTACTCCACCCTCCAGGAGGTTCTGGCCACCCGCACCGAGCGGTCGGGCGGGCTGAACGTCGGCCGCTGGTCGAACGCGGAATTCGATGCGCTGGCGCGGCAGGTGGCGCAGGAGGGCGACGAGACGAAGCGCCGCGCCCTGATCCGCCAGGCGCTGATGGTGGAGAAGCGCGAGGTGGCGCACGTGCCGCTGCACCAGCAGCCCATCGTCTGGGCGGCGAAGAAGGGCATCGAGCTGGCGCCGGCGCCGGACAACCGGCTGCGGCTCTGGCTGGTCAGGGTGAACTGA
- a CDS encoding SIMPL domain-containing protein (The SIMPL domain is named for its presence in mouse protein SIMPL (signalling molecule that associates with mouse pelle-like kinase). Bacterial member BP26, from Brucella, was shown to assemble into a channel-like structure, while YggE from E. coli has been associated with resistance to oxidative stress.) codes for MTDRSSPTTRSSPAARTAPCRRGLALLGLLLPLGAAPLHPALAQEAPAPTRLHLSETAAVTRAPDEVVATLRAEARGSTAQAAQAAVNTAMAAALERARAAPGVTASTGTYWTQRVENPRGWTASQTLSLRAAELPPLLDLTGQLQERGLAMDGFAFRLTRDAKRKAQEEAASQAIDSLRARAEAVARQLGLRVERLAEIRVDSAAEPPPRPFARSVAMSAAAAPPVAQAEDLEVTSTVQAEVLLRAP; via the coding sequence ATGACCGATCGCTCCTCCCCCACCACCCGTTCCTCCCCCGCCGCCCGGACGGCCCCGTGCCGCCGGGGCCTCGCGCTGCTGGGCCTGCTGCTCCCCCTCGGCGCCGCCCCCCTGCATCCTGCCCTGGCGCAGGAGGCGCCCGCCCCCACCCGGCTGCACCTGTCCGAGACGGCGGCCGTCACCCGCGCGCCCGACGAGGTCGTCGCCACCCTGCGCGCGGAGGCGCGGGGCAGCACCGCCCAGGCGGCCCAGGCGGCGGTGAACACGGCCATGGCCGCGGCGCTGGAGCGGGCACGGGCTGCGCCGGGCGTCACCGCCTCGACCGGCACCTACTGGACCCAGCGGGTGGAGAACCCGCGCGGCTGGACCGCCAGCCAGACCCTCAGCCTGCGCGCCGCGGAGCTGCCGCCGCTGCTGGACCTGACGGGGCAGTTGCAGGAGCGCGGGCTGGCGATGGACGGCTTCGCCTTCCGCCTCACCCGCGACGCCAAGCGCAAGGCGCAGGAGGAGGCGGCGTCGCAGGCCATCGACTCGCTGCGGGCGCGGGCGGAGGCGGTGGCGCGGCAGCTCGGCCTGCGGGTGGAGCGGCTGGCGGAGATCCGGGTGGACAGCGCGGCCGAGCCGCCGCCCCGTCCCTTCGCCCGGAGCGTGGCCATGTCCGCCGCGGCCGCGCCGCCGGTGGCGCAGGCGGAGGATCTCGAGGTGACCTCGACCGTCCAGGCGGAGGTGCTGCTGCGCGCCCCGTGA
- the mutM gene encoding bifunctional DNA-formamidopyrimidine glycosylase/DNA-(apurinic or apyrimidinic site) lyase, with protein MPELPEVETVMRGLSAVLTGRTIAQAETRRAGLRWPFPENLAGRLTGSRVEGFRRRGKYMLMRLSGGTSMLVHLGMSGRMVARQEGVPPAPSLGPQGAASDSRGAAGGEAHEHLVMHTADGWRVGFCDPRRFGVVDLVPTAAEDSHRLLAGMGPEPLEDAFTPAVLSKALAGKQTPIKAALLDQRVVAGLGNIYVAEALYRAGLSPERLAGTVTGARAARLVPAIKAVLRDSIEAGGSSLRDYVRADGEVGFFQDRFSVYDRAGLACPACPGPPKCQGVARIVQAGRSTFFCPRTQR; from the coding sequence ATGCCCGAACTTCCTGAGGTCGAGACGGTGATGCGCGGCCTCTCCGCCGTGCTGACCGGCCGCACCATCGCCCAGGCGGAGACCCGCCGCGCCGGCCTGCGCTGGCCCTTCCCCGAGAATCTCGCCGGGCGCCTCACCGGCTCCCGCGTCGAGGGCTTCCGCCGGCGCGGCAAGTACATGCTGATGCGGCTCTCGGGCGGGACCTCGATGCTGGTGCATCTGGGCATGTCCGGCCGGATGGTGGCGCGGCAGGAGGGGGTGCCCCCGGCCCCGTCCCTGGGGCCCCAGGGCGCCGCCTCGGACTCGCGCGGCGCCGCGGGGGGCGAGGCGCACGAGCACCTGGTGATGCACACCGCCGATGGCTGGCGGGTCGGCTTCTGCGACCCGCGCCGCTTCGGGGTGGTGGACCTCGTGCCCACCGCGGCGGAGGACTCCCACCGCCTGCTCGCCGGCATGGGGCCGGAGCCGCTGGAGGATGCCTTCACCCCCGCCGTGCTGTCCAAGGCCCTGGCGGGCAAGCAGACCCCGATCAAGGCGGCGCTGCTGGACCAGCGCGTGGTGGCGGGGCTGGGCAACATCTACGTCGCGGAGGCGCTGTACCGCGCCGGCCTCTCGCCCGAGCGGCTGGCGGGCACCGTCACGGGCGCGCGGGCGGCGCGGCTGGTGCCGGCGATCAAGGCGGTGCTGCGGGATTCGATCGAGGCGGGGGGCTCCTCGCTGCGCGACTACGTGCGCGCGGATGGCGAGGTGGGGTTCTTCCAGGACCGCTTCAGCGTCTACGACCGCGCCGGGCTGGCCTGCCCCGCCTGCCCCGGCCCGCCGAAGTGCCAGGGGGTGGCGAGGATCGTCCAGGCCGGGCGCAGCACCTTCTTCTGTCCCCGGACGCAGCGCTAG
- a CDS encoding GNAT family N-acetyltransferase gives MPITLRRAGPRDLPALFAIRTAVRENAMDRAALAAAGVTPAAVAAALRGPCAAWLALRGRRPLGFAMARAREGDVFALFVRPGAEGRGLGSRLLAEAESWLAARGVGEGWLLTGNEPGLRARGFYRARGWVERGREEDGQILLTRDLRRRGPGRRGRARLARPG, from the coding sequence ATGCCCATCACCCTGCGGCGCGCCGGCCCGCGCGACCTTCCTGCCCTCTTCGCCATCCGCACCGCGGTGCGGGAGAACGCGATGGACCGGGCGGCGCTGGCCGCGGCGGGCGTGACCCCCGCGGCCGTGGCGGCGGCGCTCCGCGGGCCCTGCGCCGCCTGGCTGGCGCTGCGGGGCCGCCGGCCGCTGGGCTTCGCCATGGCGCGGGCGCGGGAGGGCGACGTCTTCGCGCTCTTCGTCCGTCCCGGGGCGGAGGGGCGGGGGCTGGGCAGCAGGCTGCTGGCCGAAGCCGAATCCTGGCTCGCCGCCCGGGGGGTGGGCGAGGGCTGGCTGCTGACCGGCAACGAGCCCGGGCTGCGGGCGCGCGGCTTCTACCGCGCGCGGGGCTGGGTCGAGCGGGGCCGGGAGGAGGACGGGCAGATCCTCCTCACCCGGGACCTGCGCCGGAGGGGCCCCGGTCGGCGGGGCAGGGCCCGGCTCGCCCGTCCCGGCTGA
- a CDS encoding enoyl-CoA hydratase: MAEYGMILTETRGRVGLITLNRPQALNALCDQLTEELGRALLEFDADPGIGAIVLTGSAKAFAAGADIKEMKDRAYPEIYFDDFIGKRWETVLTVKTPVIAAVAGFALGGGCELAMMCDMILAADTAKFGQPEIRLGVIPGAGGSQRLTRAVGKSKAMDLILTGRMMDAAEAERCGLVARIVPAAELVEAAVKMGEEIAAFSTPAVAMAKEAVNAAYETTLHEGVRLERRLFLSLFGTPDQKEGMAAFAEKRKAQFQRG, encoded by the coding sequence ATGGCCGAATACGGGATGATCCTGACCGAGACCCGGGGACGGGTCGGGCTGATCACGCTGAACCGTCCGCAGGCGCTGAACGCGCTCTGCGACCAGCTGACCGAGGAGCTGGGCCGGGCGCTGCTGGAGTTCGACGCCGACCCCGGCATCGGCGCCATCGTCCTGACCGGCAGCGCCAAGGCCTTCGCCGCCGGGGCGGACATCAAGGAGATGAAGGACCGGGCCTACCCGGAGATCTATTTCGACGACTTCATCGGCAAGCGCTGGGAGACGGTGCTGACGGTGAAGACCCCCGTCATCGCCGCGGTCGCGGGCTTCGCCCTGGGCGGCGGATGCGAGCTGGCGATGATGTGCGACATGATCCTGGCCGCCGACACGGCGAAGTTCGGCCAGCCGGAGATCAGGCTGGGCGTCATCCCCGGCGCCGGCGGCTCCCAGCGCCTGACGCGGGCGGTGGGCAAGTCCAAGGCGATGGACCTGATCCTGACCGGCCGGATGATGGACGCGGCGGAGGCGGAGCGCTGCGGCTTGGTCGCGCGCATCGTTCCGGCCGCCGAGCTGGTCGAGGCGGCGGTCAAGATGGGCGAGGAGATCGCGGCCTTCTCCACCCCCGCCGTGGCCATGGCGAAGGAGGCGGTGAACGCCGCCTACGAGACCACCCTGCACGAGGGGGTGCGGCTGGAGCGGCGGCTGTTCCTCAGCCTCTTCGGCACCCCGGACCAGAAGGAGGGCATGGCCGCCTTCGCGGAGAAGCGGAAGGCGCAGTTCCAGCGCGGCTGA
- the rpsT gene encoding 30S ribosomal protein S20 — protein MANNPSARKRIRQTEKRNARNTARRSRVRTFLRKVEEAIAGGDKSQAQAAFQAAQPEMQRAADKGVLHDNTVARKLSRLSARIKGLGASA, from the coding sequence ATGGCGAACAACCCGTCCGCGCGCAAGCGCATCCGTCAGACCGAGAAGCGCAACGCCCGCAACACCGCCCGCCGCTCGCGCGTGCGGACCTTCCTGCGCAAGGTCGAGGAGGCGATCGCCGGCGGCGACAAGTCCCAGGCCCAGGCGGCGTTCCAGGCCGCCCAGCCGGAGATGCAGCGCGCCGCCGACAAGGGCGTCCTGCACGACAACACCGTGGCCCGGAAGCTGTCCCGCCTGTCCGCCCGGATCAAGGGACTCGGCGCCTCCGCCTGA